From the genome of Anoplopoma fimbria isolate UVic2021 breed Golden Eagle Sablefish chromosome 1, Afim_UVic_2022, whole genome shotgun sequence, one region includes:
- the tmprss13a gene encoding LOW QUALITY PROTEIN: transmembrane protease serine 13a (The sequence of the model RefSeq protein was modified relative to this genomic sequence to represent the inferred CDS: inserted 1 base in 1 codon), giving the protein MEKHDPNEPPPYYSIAVHTQPPLKSYEEVVYGVGPGLTPSAYPQYIPQYVQPVVVTQVPQSSISPSRKRKRCCEGNAQCYGGSGGTVLVLGLLALGIWLGVRYGTRWATYQFHDEEHSDDKDEYPSLPLIDTCPNNTVQCDGIRDCQLGTDETNCVRFGMDSDLQVRTSQDGRFLPVCYKDWNKSYADLTCAQVGLRESYVYKAITAQESIGLTLSNSLSSLIQSKVKVSSSCPNQKKVFLQCVDCGQQESTSRIIGGSVAKVGQSPWQMSLHFKSSHVCGGILISPDFVLTAAHCFQSNSLANVEKDWQVYGGVVSLDRLPEPYRVKRIVLNQNYNGKTNDQDVALIKLKSPVRLNAKVWPACLPGFNYEVPHATKCWTSGFGTTKAGSGTISRDLMEVSVVIIDTKVCNSPRVYADGVTKHMLCAGDLNGGKDSCQGDSGGPLVCQSGNRWYLVGITSWGXGCGGRNKPGVYTKVSSVLPWIYSNMQLEMP; this is encoded by the exons ATGGAAAAGCATGACCCG AACGAGCCCCCTCCTTACTACTCTATTGCGGTGCACACCCAGCCCCCCCTCAAGTCCTATGAGGAGGTGGTGTATGGCGTGGGTCCAGGCCTGACACCCTCAGCCTATCCACAATACATCCCCCAGTATGTACAACCTGTGGTTGTTACCCAAGTCCCACAGTCAAGCATAT CCCCcagcagaaagaggaagagatgcTGCGAGGGTAATGCCCAGTGTTACGGAGGGTCAGGGGGAACTGTATTGGTGCTCGGACTGCTGGCACTGGGAATCTGGCTTGGAG TTCGTTATGGCACCCGGTGGGCAACATACCAATTCCATGATGAAGAGCACAGTGATGACAAAGATGAATATCCGTCTTTGCCACTCATCGACACCTGCCCCAACAATACTGTCCAATGTGATGGAATAAGGGACTGCCAGTTGGGCACTGACGAAACAAACTGTG TGAGATTTGGCATGGACAGCGATCTGCAGGTCAGGACATCACAAGATGGCCGCTTCCTACCTGTGTGCTACAAAGACTGGAACAAGAGCTACGCCGATCTGACTTGCGCTCAAGTGGGATTGAGAGA GTCCTATGTCTACAAAGCAATTACAGCCCAGGAGTCCATTGGTTTAACATTGAGCAACAGCTTATCTTCACTTATCCAGAGCAAGGTTAAAGTCAG CTCATCCTGTCCAAACCAGAAGAAAGTCTTCCTACAGTGTGTGG ATTGCGGTCAGCAGGAGTCTACATCTCGGATTATTGGGGGCAGCGTAGCTAAGGTGGGTCAGTCACCTTGGCAGATGTCACTGCACTTCAAAAGTTCCCACGTCTGCGGAGGAATCCTGATCTCTCCTGACTTTGTGCTGACCGCTGCCCACTGCTTCCAAag CAACTCTTTAGCTAACGTGGAGAAGGACTGGCAGGTGTACGGTGGCGTTGTGTCTTTGGATCGACTACCTGAACCCTACCGGGTTAAGAGGATCGTACTCAATCAGAACTACAACGGCAAGACTAATGACCAGGACGTCGCTCTGATCAAACTTAAATCTCCAGTTAGATTAAATG CTAAAGTCTGGCCAGCTTGTCTGCCAGGTTTTAACTATGAAGTTCCCCATGCAACCAAATGCTGGACCTCAGGTTTTGGCACCACTAAGGCCGGATCAG GCACTATCTCCAGGGATCTAATGGAAGTGTCTGTGGTCATCATTGATACAAAAGTGTGTAATAGCCCCAGGGTGTATGCAGATGGCGTGACCAAGCACATGTTGTGTGCCGGGGACCTGAATGGAGGCAAAGACTCCTGTCAG GGTGACAGTGGTGGACCTCTGGTGTGTCAGAGTGGCAACCGTTGGTACCTGGTGGGGATCACCAGCTGGG CTGGCTGTGGTGGAAGAAACAAGCCTGGCGTTTACACCAAAGTCAGCAGTGTTCTGCCGTGGATCTATAGCAATATGCAG CTAGAGATGCCATGA
- the fxyd6 gene encoding FXYD domain-containing ion transport regulator 6: METILLFLSSLLVCVAAESDPSAQDGKETVENPFIYDYESLRIWGLAFAVVLFTLGILLILSRRCRCSINQKPRAPRDEEVQEENLIVSKVAEAAKETPAEN; this comes from the exons ATGGAAACTATtttgctcttcctctcttcactcCTGGTGTGTGTGGCTG CTGAGTCAGACCCAAGTGCGCAGG ATGGCAAGGAGACAGTTGAAAACCCATTTATTTACG ACTATGAGAGCCTGAGGATTTGGGGATTGGCATTTGCCGTGGTGCTGTTCACACTGGGCATTCTTCTCATCCTTA GTCGACGATGCCGCTGCAGTATCAACCAGAAGCCCAG GGCCCCTAGAGatgaggaggtccaggaggagAACCTGATTGTTTCCAAGG TTGCTGAGGCTGCCAAAGAGACTCCAGCAGAGAACTGA
- the il10ra gene encoding interleukin-10 receptor subunit alpha: MDMTNKTLLSVFLIICVSGLDVPRPDELDVNIMDGEVIVLWKHPADAPSNSHYNVQMAKYTDEWAEVASCTGIKKTYCDLSSLIHDYRCGYKVKVQLVAGDDVSAWKAKRFLPSKSDLQPPSFTLWATSSTLTIYVHQKPILKKLFPYGLTYTIYLEEKGQHIKNTTAYLNDNEEEDQRIKTFSSLRWGREYCVSIKVEGIGALSTSSVSTKQCLHLPEQEWFVIAVSSLSILGVLASVAIMATFLQCYLRRPEKTPAALKSPLSGWLPLSVGEGTMEVVTDKGWFLSADRTEVKNCVKDPVTHDTVTEDDREEERRTSMDSGLSMESNSATTSGGSCPMRQDDSGCGSLGEQESSTSCQTDYSLKDERTDTDVARKREDSGLGLCCQLDSSSMSLDGQDSGSLKVAGCNYRSHSPSAVQINVCDDEELFKQMLPDSVLAEVVTGYRAGLQSCICLGAGQCTWCHKQGHYGTEVIKQYRAMCIENGLLSSKCDFVDSYKAGLTFSSYSKTSQMDTVVVDDLETTFVQLGETFPLLTALSTLPLVDGGQDGGQDFNMNNLSLSLCDVQLKTD; this comes from the exons ATGGATATGACCAATAAGACACTACTTTCTGTCTTCCTGATCATCTGTGTGTCAG GACTGGACGTCCCTCGGCCTGACGAACTGGATGTGAATATTATGGATGGGGAGGTAATTGTACTTTGGAAACATCCTGCGGACGCCCCATCAAACTCCCACTACAATGTACAAATGGCAAA GTACACTGATGAATGGGCCGAGGTGGCCAGCTGCACCGGGATCAAAAAGACCTACTGTGACCTTAGCAGCCTTATACATGACTATCGTTGTGGATACAAGGTCAAAGTTCAGCTAGTTGCAGGAGACGACGTTTCTGCGTGGAAAGCCAAAAGATTTCTCCCAAGTAAAA GTGATTTGCAGCCTCCCTCCTTCACCTTGTGGGCAACTTCCAGCACTCTGACTATTTATGTTCACCAAAAACCCATTCTGAAAAAACTCTTTCCTTATGGGCTCACCTACACCATATACTTGGAGGAGAAAGGACAACATATAAAG AACACCACAGCATACCTGAACGATAACGAGGAGGAGGATCAGAGGATTAAGACTTTCAGTTCTCTCCGCTGGGGGCGAGAATACTGTGTCAGCATCAAAGTAGAGGGCATTGGAGCTCTGTCCACCAGCAGTGTGTCCACTAAACAGTGTCTGCACCTACCAGAGCAAG AATGGTTCGTGATAGCTGTGTCATCCTTATCTATTCTGGGTGTACTGGCCAGCGTTGCTATTATGGCAACTTTTCTCCAGTGTTACCTGAGACGTCCAGAGAAAACACCTGCTGCATTG AAATCCCCTTTAAGTGGCTGGCTTCCACTTTCTGTTGGAGAAGGGACTATGGAGGTTGTTACAGACAAAGGATGGTTCCTGTCCGCCGACAGAACAGAAGTGAAAAACTGTGTCAAAGATCCGGTGACACATGACACTGTAACAGAGGAcgatagagaggaggagaggaggaccagCATGGACAGCGGCTTGAGCATGGAGTCCAATTCTGCTACAACCAGCGGAGGAAGTTGTCCAATGAGACAAGATGACAGTGGCTGTGGGAGTTTAGGAGAACAAGAGAGCTCCACTAGCTGTCAGACAGATTACTCTCTAAAGGATGAGAGGACTGATACCGACGTGGCCAGGAAGAGGGAGGACAGTGGGTTGGGGCTGTGCTGCCAGCTTGATTCTTCTTCTATGAGTTTGGATGGACAGGACAGTGGATCTCTAAAGGTTGCTGGGTGTAATTATCGCAGCCATAGCCCCTCTGCCGTGCAGATTAATGTCTGTGATGATGAGGAGCTGTTTAAACAGATGCTTCCCGACTCAGTTTTGGCTGAAGTGGTCACAGGCTACAGGGCTGGGCTTCAATCCTGTATTTGTTTAGGAGCAGGACAGTGTACCTGGTGCCATAAACAAGGACATTATGGAACTGAGGTTATCAAACAATACAGAGCTATGTGTATTGAAAATGGACTACTGAGCAGCAAATGTGATTTTGTGGACTCTTACAAGGCGGGGCttacattttcaagttattctaaaacatcacaaatggaCACTGTCGTAGTGGATGACTTAGAAACAACTTTTGTACAACTGGGGGAGACTTTCCCTCTGCTAACAGCTCTATCAACACTGCCCCTAGTGGACGGAGGACAGGACGGAGGACAGGACTTCAATATGAACAAcctatcgctctctctctgtgacgtACAGTTGAAGACCGACTGA